In Myxococcales bacterium, the DNA window CGTTCGTTGCGCTGGCGCGTCACCCTTCGGCGGACGTGCGCGTGCGCGCTATTCAGTTCCTCGCGACCCGCACTGAGCCGACGGCGCAGACGGCCGTGCTCGACGCCGTCGACGACCCGGACTCGACGGTGCAGCGGGCGGCCATCGGCGCCGTCGAGCGCACCCGGCCCACGGGAGCAACCCCCGCCGTGACGGCGTTGCTCGTGCGTACGAAAGAGTGGCCACTCCGCGTTCGCGCAGCGGAGGCGCTCGCGGTGCTGGCCGCGGGCAGCCGCGACAAGAAGGCGACGGAGGCGCTCACCCATGCCGCCCTCAGCGACGGCACTGCGCTGGTGCGACAAGCGGCGCTGCTGGCGCTCGCCAAGGTCGACGCCGAAGCGGGCCGCAGCGTTGCGCAGCAGATCGCCACCAAGGACGCAGAGCCACGCGTGCGGGACACGGCACGCACGCTGGGAGGCTCCAGGTGAACAGCCTGCTCCGCCCTGCAATCGCCCTCGGCATCGTCAGCCTCGGCTCGGGCTGCAACACCATCGATCGCTTCGACACCAAGGACGGCGAGGCCTACTGCGGCAACATCGTGAGCGCGGCCTTCGTGCGCGACGGTTTCCCTCCGGATTTGCGCCTGCGCCTGACGCTCGATACCGACAAACTCTCGACTGTGCCGGGCACCATCACCACGGACGATGGGCAGAGCGGGCCGTGCACGCCGCAGCCGCGGCTACAAGCTGCCGAGCTGCACGTGACCGAGGCCATGCTGCACGATCAGCTGTCGACCTTCGATTTCGGAACGGGCCGTGACTACAACTTCATGGCCTGGGTCGACTCCAGCTGCGAGGGCCCGATGCTCGCGGTCGTCTCGCTGCTCAAGAACGACGACGTCGAGGTGCGGCTGATGAAACCACCCCAGGTGCCCACCACCGTGACCACCGAGCCGCCCGCCCCAGGCTTTGCGCTGTTCCAGCTGACGCGGAAGAAGGGCGACTGCGGGTTCTGACGGCGGCCGCAGGCCGCCGAGAGCCCGTTGGTTCCGTGCTAGATCGCCAGCCATGCGGGTCTTGGGTCTCGAAACCTCCTGCGACGAGACGGGCGCGGCCGTCGTCGACGAACGAGGTCACGTGCTCTCCGACGTGGTGCAGAGTCAGGTAGCGCTGCATGCGCCGTTTGGCGGCGTGGTGCCGGAGCTGGCGTCGCGCGATCATCTGAAGAACGCCGAGCCGGTGCTGACCGAGGCGCTCGCTCGCGCAAAGCTCGGGCTCGCGGACATCGACGGCATCGCGGTGACGTGCCGCCCGGGATTGTCCGGCGCGCTCCTGGTCGGAGTGCAGCTTGCGCGGGGGCTGGCGTGGGCAACGGGCAAACCCGTGGTGGGTGTCGATCACCTGGTCGGGCACCTGCTGGCGGTGTATCTCTCGTACCCCGATCTCACCCCGACGGCGCCGCCGGAGCTGCCGTTCGTCGGGCTGCTCGCGTCGGGAGGGCACACGGCTTTGTATCGAGTCGACGGCATGGAGCTGTCGAACGTGCGCGAGCTTGGCGCAACACGCGACGACGCGGCGGGCGAAGCGTTCGACAAGGTCGGTAAGCTGCTCGGCCTGGGTTACCCGGGCGGCCCCATCGTCGATCGCCTGGCAAAAGAGGGGGATCCCGAGCGCATCCCCCTCGCGCGACCCATGCCCAACAAACACAGCCTGGAGTTCAGCTTCAGCGGCCTGAAGACCAACGTCGCCCGCTGGGTGGAGGAACACGGCCGCCCGGGTGACGACCAGACGCTGCGTGATCTGTGCGCGGCCTTCCAGCGTCGTGTGGTCGAATCGCTGGTGAAGAAGGCCGTGCGCGCCGCGCAACAAGAGGACGTGAAGACGCTCGTGCTCGCCGGCGGCGTCGCTGCCAACCGCGAGCTGCGCGAGACCGCGCACGCGGCTGGCGAGAAGGCCGGCCTGCGCGTGGTGGTGCCGCCGTTCCGCGCGTGCACGGACAACGCGGCCATGATCGCCTTCGCAGGTGTCACGCGGCTTGCCCGCGGCGAGAACGATGCGGACACCCTCACGACCAGCCCGCACACCGCGCTCCTGACGGTGACGAAGAAGGGGAGTGGCTTGCGGAGGGGGTAGCAGAGTGGCTCGCCGACCCAGCGTTCCTCACGGCGCTCCCAGGCAATCTCGCGGGCGACCCGGCCAGCCAGGCGCGCCGTCCAATCATTCTGGGACGCATGCAGCAGATCTCGGCGTCGTCCAAGGCAAACGCACGGGCAGCCCGAACAAGAAGGCCTCCGCTCGGCCCCAGCGTGCGCGGAGCCCCCGTGGCTCCGCTGCCCAGTCGCGTGACGTTGACGTCCAGCAATCTGCGCGCTGCAGAGTACGACGTCGGGACACAGACGCTCATCATCGATTTCCAAGGCGGACGCCGCTACGAATACAACGGGGTGCCGCAAAACATCTACGCCGGCCTGCTCCGCGCCCCATCACACGGACAGTACTTCCACCAGTGGATACGAAACCGTACCCTCACCGCGACTTGCATGACTGAGTGGCAACTGCCCAACCCGCACTCCACGCGCCCCATTCGTTATCCACCCGCGCCACCAGTCCCAGAACCACGCGCCCCCTCCGTCCGCGCAAGCGCCGGCGGCGCCGGCACGAAGAAGATCTACGAGCCGCCGATCCGGAAGTGAGGGTCGCGAGGGTCGACCTGGGCAGTCCTGCGATCATCAGATCGCGATCGTCACGAGCGGCGAGGACTCACTTGAACTAGCTATTGGTCGCACCAATGATACGGGCGCGCCGTGCGGCGAGGTGCAGCAGAGCGCCCGCGCGGGGCGCCGAGGAGCGGCGCGCGGCCGCGCATGCGCGGGAAACCACGAGGGCACGCGCGTCTCGGCCCCGCACGCTCGACCTCGTGGTCGCTGCGCCCCGAGTGGCGAACGGCAGGCGAAGGGTGGCGATCGCCACCCCGCCGTCGGGTGGAACCGCGAGTTTTCGGCGACTTCTTGCGCGGCACAGCCCTCGCTCTTCTTCGGGGCGTGCGCCGCGCAAAGCCCGCCGCGATCTCCGATGTCAGCGCGCCGCGCCACCAGCGTCGGACCCCCGAGCGCACGGTCTTGTACGGCATCCTCGCGCGTCACCTCGAGACCTTCCTGTCAGAGTCGCGCTCCCACGACCGGCGCGGCCTGCCTCGCTACGTCGAGCGCGAGCTCCGCGCCTACCTGAAGTGCGGTATCCCGGCGCATGGATTCCTGCATGCCAGATGCAAGACATGTCGTGCGGAGATTGTGGTCGCGTTTTCGTGCAAGCGACGCGGCGTGTGCCCATCGTGCAACGCTCGTAGAATGTGCAGCACGGCCGCGCACCTCGTCGATTCGGTGTTCCCCGACGTGCCGGTCGCCAGTGGGTGCTCAGCGTTCCTTACGAGCTCAGGCTCACTCTTGCTCGCCGCGCCGACGCGTTCGGCGCGCTAATCCGGATCTTCGCCGGAGAAGTCCTTCGCTTCCTGGAGCGGGCCTCGGGCGTCCGAGCCGCGAAGGCCGGGGGAGTGTCGTTCCCCCAGCGCTTCGGCGGCAGCCTGAACCTCAACACCCACGTGCACGCCGTCTTCCCCGATGGCGTCTTCGTGCGCGATCAGGCTGGCCGGGCCGACTTCATCCGAGGTCGGGCGCCGGACTCGGGGGACCTCGTTGCGATTTGCAGCCGAGTTCACGAGCGCTTCGTGCGTTGGCTGCGCAAGCGAGGGCTGCTGCGATCCGATGCCCACGACGCCCACGCATCGAACGACCTCCCAGCTCGGTCCTGCATCGACTCTTGCACGGAAGCGGCACTGGGCATCGGCACGCTGGCGAGAGTGAAGGACGCCAACGCTGAACGCTCCGACCGAGAGGCCGCGTCTCCAAACGTCGAGCGGCCCCGTGGCAAGAAAGGCAAGCACGTCGGGGAGGCCCTCGGCTTCGGCATCCATGCCGGGGTCACGGTTCCGGCCGGCAACACGCTCGGTCGCGAGCTACTTCTCCGTTACTGCGCGCGCGCGCCGCTGTCGCGCGAGCGGCTCTCGGTGCTTCCCGACGGGCGGGTCGCGTACCGTTTGAAGGCTCCATGGCGCAAGGACCAGACCCACCGGGTGATGACGCCGGTCGAGCTCATCGCGCGTCTCGCCGCGCTGGTTCCTCCGCCGCGCCACCCGCTCATTCACTTTCACGGCGTGTTCGCGCCTCACTGCGCGTGGCGAGCGAGCGTGGTCCCGGAGTCGGGCAAGCCGTCGCGCCTGTGCGACGCCCAAGGCACGAAACCCGCGCCGGTAGCCAAAGCCAGTCCCGCTCCCGCCACGAACGGCGCACGGGCATCAGACCCCGCGGCGTTGTCCGCCGCTGGGACTACCGGAGAGCAGGCCGGGATTGCGGGATCGACCGAACCGTCCGCTGAACGTCGGGCGCGAAAGAGTTGGTGGATCGACTGGGCGACGCTGCTCCGTCGGGTCTACGACGTCGACGCGCTGCAGTGTCCCTGCGGCGGGCGTCTCAGTTTCGTCGCGGTCGTCACCGATCGCGCGGCGGGTGCGACCATACTTCGCGAGCTCGGTCTCCCGGCTGACCCTCCCACGATTTCCCGCTCCCGCGACCCGACGCCGGACTTCGACCCGCCACCGCCCGACGCGCACGTCGACGAGGCACCCACCGACGACTTCGACCAGGCCCCGCCCCCGAGCTGGTGACGCCCCGAGTGGCGCAGGTATGCTTTGGAATCGCTCACAGAGCCCCTCGTTCCGTTCGCAACGGAACCCAAAGATCGCATAAGCGACGTTCATTCGTGTTCGGTTAAGGGCGCGCCGATGACCGAGCAACGCGCGCGGGACCACGTCACGTTGCCGACGTGATGTGGTTGGCGGGACCGATTAGCTAGATCATTTCGATCGGTTACGCATGCACACCTGCGCGAGCTGGTAGCGAGCCACCGCCTCTGATCCCCTCAGGGTGTTCTACGTCCAAAGGAGGAAGCGATGGCTCGTGCCCGAGCAAGCCAGATTGTCGCGACAATTGCCAGCGTTTTGCCGCCCGCGCGAGTCATCGAGCTCGCTCGCGAGCTCGGCGTCGTCAAGCGTCAGCGCAAAGTCGACATCGTGCACTTTGTGCAAGCACTGGTGCTCGGCTTCAGCCTGGATCGAGTGCGCAGCCTGAGTGGGTTGCGTAGAGCCTATCAGCTCCTCGCCGGTGCGACGCTGGCTCGCTCGTCTTTTCACGGCAGATTCACTGCCGAGCTCGTGCAGTTGATGAGGCAGCTCGCTGACGAGGCGCTCGGCAAGACCACTGGCGCCAAGGAGAAGCTGCGCAAGGCTTTCAAACCGTTCGCCGATGTCCTGGCGATCGACTCGTGCATCATTCGCCTCCACGCTGGTCTCGCGAAGCACTACCCGTCCGTCTGGACCCACCACACGCCGGCATCGGCCAAGCTCACGATGGTGTGCAATGTGGTGGGTCGCGGCCCGCGGACCCTTCAGATCAGTCCGGGAAGCACCCACGACGTGCACTTGCTGAAGCCCGGAGGCTGGGTGCGAGGGAAGCTGTTGATCTTCGACCTGGGCTTCTACCGAGCAATGTTGTTCAAGAGCATCGCTGAGCACGACGGCTACTTTCTTTGCCGATTGAAGAAACAAGGCAACCCCACCATCGTCAAGAGTCACCGTCCGGACCACGCTCATCTAGTGAACAAGAAGCTCCGCGACTGCCAGCACGCCATCGCCGACGACGTGATCGATGTCGAGGGCGAAGTCTCGTACGTCTTGCGGCGCAAGAAGATCACGCACCACACGGCTCAATTCCGAATCGTCGCGATTTACAATCACGAGCTCGGGCTCTGGCATCGCTACATCACGAACGCTCCGCCCGAGATGATGCCGGCCGAGAGCATCACGGCGATCTACGCGGGGCGCTGGGAGATCGAACTCCTGTTTCGAGAGCTGAAGAGCGCCTACCGCATCCACGAAATGCCCAGTGGCAACCGCTACGCGTCAGAAACCCTGCTCTACTCCGCGATCCTAACGCTCCTGGTCAGCCGCAGACTGCATCGGCTCGTGAGGACGATCGCGGAGCTCGACTTGGCTCGACTCCCGTTTGATCGGTGGGCGCGGATCCTGGCCAGCGTGACTCCCGAACTCCTGTCGCTGTTGTCCGTACGGCGCGTCACAAAGCAACGGCACCTGGCCCTGCTCGGCCTGCTCTGCCACGAAGCGCCGGACCCCAATCGCTCCCGTCGCTTGCTCCAAGAAAGGGCGCAGGACGGCGTGCTGGCGTTCGCCTAACCGATCACGAATGAAGCGACGTTCCGTTAACTTCCGCGAGGCCATCCGCTCCGCTAGTTTCGCACGTTGCCTTTGGTTGGGCTAGACGCCAAAAGTGTGCTCGAGGAGCTCAAGCCCGGCGCCGATCGCCGGATTTTCAGGCAGCTGATTGCCGCGAGGGGAGAGCCGGTGAGGCGCGACGCGCTGAAAGCCTTCGGGCTCGAGAACCCGGGCGCGACTGACAAGGCGCTGGAGAAGCACATTGAGCGCATGCGCGACGTACTCACGCCGCTGGGCGTGCGCATCGAGACGGTCGTCGGCACCGGGTACAGCTGCTCCACCCAGCTCGACTGAGCCACGGTCGCTCCGCGTGGCGCCGACGCAGATCCGCGCACACTGTCGGATGGATGTCGGATCTTGTCGGTTGACGCCCGGTCACCGCGAGCGACCCTAGGGCCCGAGCGGGAGAGCACGAGTTTGAGGGCGAAGCTGACGTTGCTCGGGGCGATACCGGTACTACTCGCTTCCTGTAGTGGCGCCGACGATATTTCGTCGGACGGCAGGACTCGGGGCACAGAGCGAGCCTTTATAGAGGAAACGGAATCGGCGTGCGAAAGGGTGTCGGAGCTACGGCGCATCTTCGAAGTGCGACGGTCGGTATCTGGGCTTGCCGGTTCGCGAATGCAGGGTGAGCCGGTCCTTGGCCGCAGCGCGGTGTTGCGGGCGCACGTTGTCGGTGAGCGGCTGGTCGTTGCCAACGATGATGCAACAACGAGTGATCTTCGGGTCGAGCTCGCCGCTCGGGCGGATGGCTGGTCCCGCGTTGAGGATCGCGGGACCGGGATTGCGGTCGAATTTCGGCTGCCTGGCGCGGCGGCTTCTCCTCCGGCGCTTGGTGGCGGCCTAGTCGTTTACGAACGCAGCGCACCCGGCGGCGGGTCGCTACTCATGCGGGTGACGCCGAATGCGGTCGAAGATTTCGTGGTGCTCGAGCGCGCACCGAAGGCGCTTGAGGTCCGCTACTTGCTCAGCCTCCACCGCGTGGCCGGCTTGCGATTGTTCGCGAACACGCTCGAGGTTCTGGATTCGAGTGGGACGCCCAGGCTGCGCGCATCGCCGCCTTACATCGTGGACTCCGCGGGCGCCAATCACAGTGCGATTCTCGAGGTGGAAGGATGCTTCGTCGATGCGAGTCCGGTAGCGCCCTGGGGCCGGGCACCAATCCCGCCTGGTTCGGAGATCTGCGAGCTTCGCGTCTCCTGGCCCGGGAGAGCAGTCCGCTATCCAGCTGTGCTGGATCCGAAGTGGAGCACGACGGGGCAGATGGAAACGCCCCGGCACTACCACACGGCCACTCGGATGAAGGACGGTCGTGTGCTCGTCGCAGGTCGACCCTTCGCCGGGGTGCCGGCCGAGATATTCGATCCGTCCACCAACACGTGGGCCGTGACCAGCCCGCTTCTGATTGCCCGTTACGCAGCAGCAGCAGCGCTACTCGACGATGGTCGCGTGCTGGTTGCTGGGGGCTCCTGCGACAATGGTGCGACTCCGGCATCCTGCATCCCCCTCGGCGACTTCGGCGCTCTTGAAGGAACGGCCGAGCTGTACGACCCGGAGACCGGGAAGTGGGCGGCGGACCCCCACGGGCCGCCCCGCAGCGGCATGAGTGTGACGCGCCTGGAAAGCGGATCAATCCTCTTCGCAGGCGGCTGCCCACCCGTGAACTACCCCGTGAATTGCGGGACCCTGTCCGCCGCAACGCTGTACGACCAGGCAACCGGGACGTGGACAGAGCTGCCGCAGATGCCGGCCGGGCATTCG includes these proteins:
- a CDS encoding IS4 family transposase, which codes for MARARASQIVATIASVLPPARVIELARELGVVKRQRKVDIVHFVQALVLGFSLDRVRSLSGLRRAYQLLAGATLARSSFHGRFTAELVQLMRQLADEALGKTTGAKEKLRKAFKPFADVLAIDSCIIRLHAGLAKHYPSVWTHHTPASAKLTMVCNVVGRGPRTLQISPGSTHDVHLLKPGGWVRGKLLIFDLGFYRAMLFKSIAEHDGYFLCRLKKQGNPTIVKSHRPDHAHLVNKKLRDCQHAIADDVIDVEGEVSYVLRRKKITHHTAQFRIVAIYNHELGLWHRYITNAPPEMMPAESITAIYAGRWEIELLFRELKSAYRIHEMPSGNRYASETLLYSAILTLLVSRRLHRLVRTIAELDLARLPFDRWARILASVTPELLSLLSVRRVTKQRHLALLGLLCHEAPDPNRSRRLLQERAQDGVLAFA
- a CDS encoding transposase — encoded protein: MLSVPYELRLTLARRADAFGALIRIFAGEVLRFLERASGVRAAKAGGVSFPQRFGGSLNLNTHVHAVFPDGVFVRDQAGRADFIRGRAPDSGDLVAICSRVHERFVRWLRKRGLLRSDAHDAHASNDLPARSCIDSCTEAALGIGTLARVKDANAERSDREAASPNVERPRGKKGKHVGEALGFGIHAGVTVPAGNTLGRELLLRYCARAPLSRERLSVLPDGRVAYRLKAPWRKDQTHRVMTPVELIARLAALVPPPRHPLIHFHGVFAPHCAWRASVVPESGKPSRLCDAQGTKPAPVAKASPAPATNGARASDPAALSAAGTTGEQAGIAGSTEPSAERRARKSWWIDWATLLRRVYDVDALQCPCGGRLSFVAVVTDRAAGATILRELGLPADPPTISRSRDPTPDFDPPPPDAHVDEAPTDDFDQAPPPSW
- a CDS encoding KTSC domain-containing protein, giving the protein MQQISASSKANARAARTRRPPLGPSVRGAPVAPLPSRVTLTSSNLRAAEYDVGTQTLIIDFQGGRRYEYNGVPQNIYAGLLRAPSHGQYFHQWIRNRTLTATCMTEWQLPNPHSTRPIRYPPAPPVPEPRAPSVRASAGGAGTKKIYEPPIRK
- the tsaD gene encoding tRNA (adenosine(37)-N6)-threonylcarbamoyltransferase complex transferase subunit TsaD; translation: MRVLGLETSCDETGAAVVDERGHVLSDVVQSQVALHAPFGGVVPELASRDHLKNAEPVLTEALARAKLGLADIDGIAVTCRPGLSGALLVGVQLARGLAWATGKPVVGVDHLVGHLLAVYLSYPDLTPTAPPELPFVGLLASGGHTALYRVDGMELSNVRELGATRDDAAGEAFDKVGKLLGLGYPGGPIVDRLAKEGDPERIPLARPMPNKHSLEFSFSGLKTNVARWVEEHGRPGDDQTLRDLCAAFQRRVVESLVKKAVRAAQQEDVKTLVLAGGVAANRELRETAHAAGEKAGLRVVVPPFRACTDNAAMIAFAGVTRLARGENDADTLTTSPHTALLTVTKKGSGLRRG
- a CDS encoding transposase zinc-binding domain-containing protein; its protein translation is MRRAKPAAISDVSAPRHQRRTPERTVLYGILARHLETFLSESRSHDRRGLPRYVERELRAYLKCGIPAHGFLHARCKTCRAEIVVAFSCKRRGVCPSCNARRMCSTAAHLVDSVFPDVPVASGCSAFLTSSGSLLLAAPTRSAR
- a CDS encoding helix-turn-helix domain-containing protein, with the translated sequence MLEELKPGADRRIFRQLIAARGEPVRRDALKAFGLENPGATDKALEKHIERMRDVLTPLGVRIETVVGTGYSCSTQLD